From Linepithema humile isolate Giens D197 chromosome 8, Lhum_UNIL_v1.0, whole genome shotgun sequence, one genomic window encodes:
- the Mgtor gene encoding nucleoprotein TPR isoform X2: MEVVEENEPNVLREIANDEELAQIPQELVRKIHSHFNVKFDEFITAKAVFETNRKNLEQNLEKTQKEFAEQKLYLDEYKEKSELAEKNNAELCSNLEEVKNEVHKLQESVKRLEKENGDLRRQRDAVTDEANALQLQVERRDTEVERMRTELSSLSSQLQTAIATKCQTLAETEEIRSREMTLDFKEKRLEQERALLSQQMAGLEEELNKRTSELQTSRSEASGRALLIDTKLSQREEELRIANEANSQLRISISSLQQQCDELVQKVEQQRAHEIAINDSYQKEINAQKNLASLYESMKDDANAKAEAISNAASELQKLVDGTAEEYGILETKYNQLMLQHKQDIEEKEQNIESLTKELEHANELLKSIQQEKLDQAVEQLAPTAAITSRVLRKGLSLTQIYTKHVEISNELTLTQEENKRLKSEMEVIHRELEERAPLVQQQLQDYETAMNNVVTLTSRLDELLVENQRLHERADEANRIAKHHTQENQRLKTELADLARQVCYLLKEVQESRSGTRVENRNLSSSIDTDDILSSQIISKKLVTFKDIEELQENNQKLLAVVRVLSSRQEEIERATDEINSGEMKEKLDRYMEQLSEMQVSQDRQSKMLDGLLKQRDMYKNMYQQILKNSEKKKDETENDMEEGTSKAEEESKTTKSNQEKEEWSKKLKLVEDKLKHVSDEYEMYRKERTAHEKMLGEEVERLRKEAEANSARCCRLRAQLDSANERFTLLQGNVASYKTQIKTLEEKCTNYNVTIGKHEQSIMILKDETLGAQTRLSRAEVQLENVRQECRILRDSEGRLLKEREVYQRERQTQSLLKADMESIKASLERVQAEGQLRTEQRLDDANRECAALRRRLQEEQDRFRELTSHQERQLVILQDRLKEEREVSEKIKAQLDQARETEAQSSQKVDELSNKLRQAAAHSISKPLTGDEGLVKRVKELEIQLNTYQVEVKSLSEQLKAARQQNQQYCDIAESAETQLRELTAEYNKCKEELENALKESRVEIISLQKKVKDLSNDLARISNGRQETDSELRERLAEAERKVEELDELKGELELLKSDLKSVSITAKETEEKYAREMMQHSSDLQLLAKLKEEAQQVQQRISVLTQERNAALEALKIEKSASKEREQKLTNEIEETQKRVVDLDSQNTLLHNQIQELGDRVAIIQSQQTKISGRESPDTSLEALNKSFSSLEEDSKSVEQLLRVMKYLRREKDLAMAKSDVLRAENLRLKSQAEMAEKRLKESETLLNSEREKSEIDVMTTSKHAELLRKVETLNAITDSNRILREERDSLSAKVNELMAKVNALSEEVVPLRDISRDLTAKTEALAEENTSLKGEATRWRQRANTLLERANKASPEDWRRLQTERENLSKLLTSERETHAKRSEEFNQTKMEKSKLEEQLGQMQKQIQTLDEQMLRSSEEVRKLGQELNDALADSSSKAKDLVLLRKELSDKEAVLNDIRNKEIQIRKIAKKYKTQFEELARTVEEEKNRNEEARNEDTSGAAAQEREDQLREEGRQELRQMNVELTTKMDELTRQMAANQSETDNLRKEIEAINRSSIEKEERAKQVLKGARTKIMQLTESKKICEKELLDLKSRIESGAGSAGISGDPETEHDARLVALKSQMEGRISRLEHEKSEIQAEKEALLQRVTQLQRQLSGVSGVSATTEPPTANIKPMSARTDTPLASIRPMSVVVQSRTAAVLPTTAGAPVMVAPHQMQQQQQQIVHTTETSSPTSSLTDFQPASTSSSSQSAQTLRQLVVQPQLSESAESTQREDPESAESLNVQPQQQQCQQQQQQQQQQQTVALVSPRVEQQQQQQQQVVVSDQQQTVASSSTQSVSTSQASISLKRSRVLDSTASGSGMIEGVDHGRQEQAQSPKTKRSRQDISATASASVSDVEYQVPTSSQRDQDEEMEEGCVVVVDCDEGEGGGNHQAQEEEEFDNDPYEMEEEEEEPYEVEVEVERDNNEVEIIMEEDSTSVEVPRQGQAVMPTNQQQSEAISSAGPTGEPQTSFTTRSSRVIAPMPRQQQQQHLLLPQSYEDGGDDCIVPSTPTLFVPRRDGFGEAVSSPQVPQARFTFGDSSAPTTASSTPSLTTPTGSTTRTIFGSSSNSAVPQVVQESLDDSRMDLVQMEEGGTGRSVPTTPLQVSPAADLPPSVKYLYFNIISDDMTNMISRNLQTSSGQVEEQETSVSVAPVSVTVTSGDNVEEVSIPNIRIVGTDDQQRGPIEATESSTTPSEGVSSEGEKRSEESVTEDDSVDTVEVAEEAGSELVEDEVEEESREAEASPSSNTRQRTMAANLAASMTNAGESNNARGATLRRSPRSPFRAARGARPTPIVWGEGQSGRGQAVMRGHTTRGTTSEGGRGRGTRGRRMRSKYPYGRYS, encoded by the exons ATGGAAGTGGTTGAAGAGAATGAGCCTAACGTTTTACGGGAGATAGCGAATGACGAGGAATTGGCGCAAATTCCACAAGAATTAGTGAGGAAAATTCATTCACATTTCAATGTGAAATTTGACGAATTTATAACTGCCAAGGCAGTTTTTGAAACTAACCGGAAAAATCTGG aacaaaatttggaaaaaacacaaaaagaGTTTGCGGAACAGAAGTTGTATCTTGATGAATACAAAGAGAAATCAGAATTAGCAGAAAAGAACAATGCAGAGTTATGCAGCAATCTGGAAGAAGTTAAGAATGAAGTACACAAATTACAAGAATCTGTCAAacg tttGGAGAAGGAAAATGGCGACCTACGTAGACAAAGAGATGCAGTTACGGATGAGGCAAATGCATTGCAGCTTCAAGTTGAAAGGAGAGATACTGAAGTTGAACGAATGCGCACTGAATTATCCTCCTTAAGCTCTCAGCTTCAAACTGCAATTGCAACTAAATGCCAAACTCTAGCTGAGACTGAAGAAATTCGCAGTCGAGAAATGACTTTAGACTTCaa GGAGAAACGACTGGAACAAGAACGAGCACTTCTTTCTCAACAAATGGCAGGCCTTGAAGAAGAACTGAACAAGAGAACCTCTGAATTGCAGACATCAAGATCTGAAGCCTCTGGCAGAGCTCTTTTAATTGATACTAAACTGTCCCAACGCGAGGAAGAGCTGCGCATAGCCAATGAAGCTAATTCGCAATTGAGAATATCAATATCGTCTCTTCAGCAACAGTGCGACGAATTAGTTCAGAAAGTGGAACAGCAACGAGCTCATGAGATCGCTATAAATGATTCTtatcaaaaagaaattaatgcaCAGAAGAATCTAGCCAGTTTATATGAATCCATGAAAGATGACGCTAATGCCAAGGCTGAGGCAATCTCCAATGCAGCGAGTGAATTGCAGAAACTTGTAGATGGTACTGCAGAAGAATACGGAATTTTGGAGACAAAGTACAATCAATTAATGCTCCAACATAAGCAAGATATCGAAGAGAAAGAACAAAACATAGAGAGCCTAACAAAGGAATTGGAACACGCTAATGAATTGCTGAAGAGTATCCAACAAG AGAAATTAGATCAAGCTGTGGAACAGTTAGCGCCTACAGCAGCCATAACAAGTCGAGTGCTTCGAAAGGGTTTGAGTCTTACGCAGATTTACACGAAACATGTCGAGATCAGCAATGAATTGACTTTGACGCAAGAAGAGAACAAACGCCTGAAATCTGAAATGGAAGTGATACATCGCGAACTTGAGGAGAGAGCGCCATTGGTACAGCAACAGCTTCAAGATTACGAAACGGCTATGAATAATGTGGTAACGCTGACGTCAAGGTTGGACGAACTCCTCGTGGAGAATCAGCGTCTTCACGAGAGAGCCGATGAGGCTAACCGTATAGCCAAGCATCATACGCAAGAAAATCAGAGACTGAAAACTGAACTCGCTGACTTGGCGAGACAA GTGTGTTATCTTCTCAAAGAAGTCCAAGAAAGTCGCAGTGGTACCCGCGtggaaaatagaaatttatcttCGTCCATAGATACGGACGATATCTTGTCATCGCAAATCATCAGCAAGAAGCTGGTGACCTTTAAGGACATTGAGGAGCTGCAGGAAAATAATCAGAAGCTCTTGGCGGTTGTACGCGTGTTATCATCCAGGCAGGAAGAGATCGAACGTGCCACCGATGAGATAAATTCTGGCGAGATGAAGGAAAAATTGGATCGTTACATGGAGCAGCTATCGGAGATGCAGGTTTCGCAGGACAGGCAGTCGAAAATGTTGGATGGTCTTTTGAAGCAAAGGGACATGTACAAGAATATGTACCAACAGATCTTGAAGAACTCTGAGAAGAAGAAGGATGAAACGGAAAATGATATGGAGGAAGGCACATCTAAAGCAGAGGAAGAATCGAAGACCACGAAAAGCAATCAGGAAAAGGAGGAGTGGTCGAAAAAGTTGAAGTTAGTCGAGGACAAACTCAAACATGTCTCGGATGAATACGAGATGTACCGAAAGGAGCGGACTGCGCACGAGAAGATGTTGGGCGAGGAGGTGGAGAGACTCAGAAAGGAAGCGGAAGCAAATTCAGCGAGATGTTGCAGACTGAGAGCACAACTGGACTCTGCGAACGAGAGATTTACACTCTTGCAAGGCAACGTCGCTTCTTACAAGACTCAAATCAAGACTCTGGAAGAGAAGTGCACCAATTACAATGTCACCATCGGTAAGCACGAGCAGAGCATTATGATCCTGAAAGATGAGACGCTCGGCGCGCAGACTCGCTTGTCACGTGCTGAAGTTCAATTGGAGAATGTACGGCAAGAATGCCGAATTCTGCGAGATTCCGAAGGACGGCTGCTGAAGGAACGGGAAGTTTATCAGAGGGAAAGACAGACTCAATCTCTGCTCAAAGCGGATATGGAATCTATCAAAGCCAGTTTGGAACGCGTCCAGGCTGAAGGACAGCTCAGGACCGAGCAGAGACTCGACGACGCTAACAGAGAGTGCGCCGCGCTTCGGCGTCGTCTTCAAGAAGAACAGGATCGCTTTAGAGAATTGACTTCACATCAGGAGAGACAATTGGTAATCTTACAAGACAGATTGAAGGAAGAACGCGAAGTGAGCGAGAAGATAAAGGCACAGTTAGATCAAGCGCGAGAAACTGAGGCTCAAAGCAGTCAAAAAGTCGACGAACTAAGCAACAAATTGAGACAGGCAGCCGCCCATTCCATCTCTAAGCCTTTGACAGGAGATGAGGGTCTTGTGAAGAGAGTGAAGGAGCTGGAGATACAGTTGAATACTTATCAAGTAGAAGTGAAGTCACTCTCTGAACAACTGAAAGCAGCTAGACAACAAAATCAACAATACTGCGATATCGCCGAGAGCGCAGAGACGCAATTGAGAGAATTGACCGCGGAGTATAACAAGTGCAAAGAGGAGTTGGAGAACGCCCTGAAGGAATCGCGCGTAGAGATTATTTCGCTGCAAAAGAAAGTGAAGGATCTGAGCAACGATCTGGCAAGAATATCGAATGGTAGGCAGGAAACCGATTCAGAGCTAAGAGAGAGGCTGGCCGAGGCTGAGAGGAAGGTCGAGGAGCTGGACGAGTTGAAGGGCGAGCTGGAGTTGTTGAAGAGCGATCTGAAATCTGTCTCCATCACGGCCAAAGAAACAGAAGAGAAATACGCGAGGGAAATGATGCAGCATTCGTCCGATTTGCAG cttcTCGCCAAACTGAAGGAAGAAGCTCAGCAAGTTCAACAGCGTATTAGTGTTTTGACTCAAGAGCGGAATGCAGCGTTGGAAGCTTTGAAGATTGAGAAATCTGCTTCTAAAGAAAGAGAACAGAAATTAACGAATGAGATCGAAGAGACGCAGAAAAGAGTCGTGGATCTGGACTCGCAAAATACACTTCTGCATAATCAAATCCAGGAATTGGGCGACCGAGTCGCCATTATACAGAGTCAGCAGACCAAGATAAGTGGAAGAGAGAGCCCCGATACCAGCCTGGAAGCTCTGAATAAGAGTTTCAGCTCTCTGGAGGAAGACTCCAAGTCAGTGGAACAGTTGTTGAGAGTCATGAAGTACTTGCGAAGGGAGAAAGATCTGGCGATGGCGAAATCCGACGTTCTACGAGCGGAAAATCTCAGATTGAAGTCACAGGCCGAGATGGCAGAGAAACGGCTGAAAGAATCTGAAACCTTGCTGAATTCTGAACGAGAAAAGTCCGAAATCGACGTGATGACGACGTCCAAGCACGCAGAACTACTGCGTAAAGTGGAGACTTTGAATGCTATCACGGATTCTAACCGCATTCTCAGGGAGGAAAGAGACAGTTTGAGTGCCAAGGTGAACGAGCTCATGGCAAAAGTGAATGCTTTATCGGAGGAAGTGGTGCCTCTTCGCGATATATCTAGAGACTTGACGGCGAAAACTGAAGCTTTGGCGGAAGAAAACACCAGCTTGAAGGGCGAGGCGACCAGGTGGAGACAGAGAGCGAATACGTTATTAGAGAGAGCGAATAAGGCCAGCCCCGAGGATTGGCGGCGACTACAGACCGAAAGAGAGAATCTCAGCAAATTGTTGACGTCAGAAAGGGAGACTCATGCGAAGAGAAGTGAAGAATTTAATCAAACGAAGATGGAGAAGTCGAAACTCGAAGAGCAATTGGGACAAATGCAAAAACAAATACAAACTCTGGACGAGCAGATGTTACGCTCGTCTGAAGAGGTCCGCAAACTTGGCCAAGAGCTCAACGATGCATTAGCAGATTCCTCTTCGAAGGCGAAAGATCTGGTTTTGCTCAGAAAGGAACTAAGCGACAAGGAAGCCGTTCTTAACGACATTAGAAACAAGGAAATTCAAATTCGCAAAATAgccaaaaaatacaaaacgcAGTTCGAGGAACTTGCGAGAACCGTCGaggaagaaaagaatcgtaacGAAGAAGCCCGAAATGAGGACACCTCTGGCGCGGCCGCGCAAGAGCGCGAGGATCAATTGCGAGAGGAAGGCCGCCAAGAACTGCGACAAATGAACGTCGAACTCACGACAAAGATGGATGAATTAACTCGCCAGATGGCAGCGAATCAGAGCGAAACCGACAATCTGAGAAAGGAGATCGAAGCTATAAATCGCAGTAGCAtagagaaagaagagagagcgAAGCAGGTTCTCAAAGGCGCTAGGACGAAAATCATGCAGTTGACAGAATCGAAGAAGATCTGCGAGAAGGAGTTGTTAGATTTGAAATCTAGAATAGAATCTGGAGCTGGGAGCGCGGGGATATCAGGCGATCCCGAGACAGAGCATGATGCGCGTCTAGTGGCGCTAAAATCGCAGATGGAAGGTCGCATCTCTCGGCTGGAGCACGAAAAGTCGGAGATACAGGCGGAGAAGGAGGCGCTTTTACAACGGGTTACTCAACTCCAGAGACAATTGTCAGGCGTGAGTGGAGTGAGCGCGACCACGGAGCCGCCGACGGCGAATATCAAGCCGATGTCGGCTAGAACGGATACACCTTTGGCGAGTATCCGGCCAATGAGCGTAGTGGTGCAATCACGAACGGCAGCTGTATTGCCCACTACAGCTGGTGCGCCGGTCATGGTTGCACCACATCAGatgcagcagcaacagcaacagatAGTACATACTACGGAAACGAGCTCGCCGACTAGCAGTCTGACGGACTTTCAGCCGGCGAGTACCAGCAGTTCTTCGCAGAGCGCACAGACTCTCCGCCAGTTGGTGGTGCAACCGCAATTAAGCGAGTCGGCTGAATCGACGCAAAGGGAAGATCCGGAAAGCGCAGAATCGCTCAATGTACAACCGCAGCAGCAACAGTgccagcaacagcagcagcaacagcagcagcagcaaacTGTAGCGTTGGTGAGCCCCAGAGTggaacagcagcagcaacagcagcagcaggttGTCGTCAGCGATCAACAACAGACGGTAGCGAGCAGCTCCACACAATCAGTTAGCACATCTCAAGCGTCCATAAGTCTCAAAAGAAGTCGAGTTCTAGACTCGACTGCTTCTGGTTCTGGAATGATTGAGGGAGTGGACCACGGACGCCAAGAACAGGCGCAGAGTCCGAAGACCAAGAGAAGCAGGCAGGATATCAGCGCGACCGCGAGTGCCAGCGTCTCCGACGTGGAGTATCAG GTTCCTACATCAAGCCAGAGAGATCAAGACGAGGAAATGGAAGAAGGTTGCGTGGTGGTCGTAGATTGTGACGAAGGTGAAGGTGGAGGCAACCACCAAGCTCAAGAAGAGGAGGAATTCGACAATGATCCGTACGAGatggaggaggaggaagaggagccTTACGAAGTCGAAGTGGAAGTCGAACGAGACAATAACGAGGTGGAGATTATTATGGAGGAGGATTCCACCAGTGTCGAGGTGCCGAGGCAAGGCCAAGCAGTCATGCCTACCAATCAGCAACAGTCCGAAGCCATCAGCAGCGCTGGGCCGACCGGCGAGCCTCAAACGTCTTTCACGACGAGATCGTCGAGAGTGATTGCGCCGATGCCCAgacagcaacagcagcaacatcTTCTTCTG CCACAGAGTTACGAAGATGGCGGCGATGACTGCATTGTACCGAGCACGCCTACTCTGTTTGTTCCTCGCCGCGATGGCTTCGGCGAAGCTGTGAGTTCTCCGCAAGTTCCGCAGGCTCGTTTCACTTTCGGAGATTCGTCGGCGCCTACAACAGCCTCGTCGACGCCGTCTTTAACGACGCCCACAGGTTCCACTACAAGAACCATCTTCGGTTCTTCATCGAATTCTGCAGTGCCTCAGGTGGTCCAGGAAAGCCTAGATGATAGTAGAATGGACCTGGTGCAAATGGAAGAAGGTGGCACTGGTCGTAGCGTGCCCACTACACCGCTCCAGGTGTCTCCAGCTGCAGATTTACCACCATcggtgaaatatttatattttaatataatttccgATGATATGACGAATATGATTTCGAGAAACCtacaa ACTAGTAGTGGCCAAGTCGAAGAACAAGAAACCAGCGTATCCGTCGCGCCCGTTTCTGTGACAGTCACTTCCGGTGACAATGTCGAAGAAGTCAGCATTCCGAATATTCGCATCGTGGGTACTGATGATCAGCAACGCGGTCCAATCGAAGCCACGGAATCTAGCACAACACCAAGCGAAG GAGTGAGTTCAGAGGGTGAAAAACGATCAGAAGAATCGGTGACCGAGGATGATAGCGTGGATACAGTGGAAGTGGCGGAAGAAGCAGGAAGCGAACTCGTCGAAGACGAAGTCGAGGAAGAGAGTCGCGAGGCAGAGGCATCGCCGTCTAGCAATACTCGCCAGAGAACGATGGCGGCCAACCTGGCGGCCAGCATGACGAATGCGGGTGAATCTAACAACGCCAGGGGAGCGACGCTGAGAAGATCGCCGAGGTCGCCGTTCAGGGCAGCGAGAGGTGCGAGACCTACGCCGATTGTATGGGGAGAAGGCCAATCCGGTAGAG GACAAGCCGTGATGCGAGGGCACACGACAAGAGGGACCACAAGCGAAGGAGGACGAGGACGAGGAACGCGCGGCCGACGAATGCGTTCAAAATATCCTTATGGTCGATATTCGTAA